A window of the Planctomycetota bacterium genome harbors these coding sequences:
- the pdxA gene encoding 4-hydroxythreonine-4-phosphate dehydrogenase PdxA yields the protein MQAKPAIAVTMGDPAGIGPEVVVKALADERVRAVCRPIVFGDEAALREAARRLGLRADWLTIESDVRGVARRPYLDGLPASASTAVLDLGDCPPGLLFAGKPTRDGGCASLRYVEQAAAAVRDGHADALATAPIHKQAIVMAGSPFAGHTDLLGHLLGVEHPVMMLVGGPLRVALVTHHIALADVPDAISTEAIVATASVVDDSLRSLFAIPEPRLAVCGLNPHASDGSRFGTEELRLIEPAVVRLRRAGIHARGPVPPDTCFHRAVNGREFDAVICMYHDQGLIPLKLLAFDTGVNVTLGLPILRTSADHGTAYDIAGRGTASPNSMIEAILLAASMWRARVSAQARN from the coding sequence ATGCAGGCGAAGCCTGCCATCGCCGTTACGATGGGCGACCCCGCGGGCATCGGCCCCGAAGTCGTTGTCAAGGCCCTCGCCGATGAACGCGTGCGCGCGGTCTGCCGCCCCATCGTCTTCGGCGACGAGGCCGCACTGCGCGAAGCCGCGCGCCGCCTCGGCCTCCGCGCGGACTGGCTGACAATTGAGAGCGACGTTCGTGGCGTGGCCCGCAGGCCGTATCTGGATGGGTTGCCCGCCAGTGCCTCGACAGCCGTCCTCGACCTCGGCGACTGCCCGCCTGGCCTGCTCTTCGCGGGCAAGCCCACGCGCGACGGCGGCTGCGCATCTCTTCGCTACGTCGAACAGGCCGCCGCAGCGGTTCGCGACGGCCATGCCGACGCCCTCGCCACGGCCCCCATCCACAAGCAGGCCATCGTCATGGCCGGCTCCCCCTTCGCCGGCCACACCGATCTGCTCGGCCACCTCCTGGGTGTCGAGCATCCCGTGATGATGCTGGTAGGCGGGCCGCTGCGCGTGGCCCTCGTCACTCACCACATCGCCCTGGCCGACGTGCCCGACGCCATTTCCACCGAAGCCATCGTCGCCACGGCCAGCGTCGTGGACGACTCGCTTCGCTCCCTCTTTGCCATCCCCGAGCCGCGCCTGGCCGTGTGTGGCCTCAACCCCCACGCGAGCGACGGCTCGCGCTTCGGCACCGAAGAGCTGCGGCTCATCGAGCCCGCCGTCGTCCGACTCAGGCGGGCAGGCATCCACGCCCGCGGCCCCGTGCCGCCCGACACCTGCTTCCACCGCGCCGTGAATGGCCGCGAGTTCGACGCCGTCATCTGCATGTACCATGACCAGGGCCTCATCCCCCTCAAGCTCCTGGCCTTCGACACCGGCGTCAACGTCACCCTCGGCCTCCCCATCCTCCGCACCAGCGCGGACCACGGCACGGCCTACGACATTGCCGGCCGCGGAACCGCCTCGCCCAACTCCATGATCGAGGCGATCCTGCTCGCGGCCTCGATGTGGCGGGCACGGGTCAGCGCACAAGCGCGTAATTGA
- the dapF gene encoding diaminopimelate epimerase, producing the protein MPFVKMHGCGNDYVYIDCREREFPDPARLAVRLSDRHFGVGGDGIILILPSAQADYRMRMFNADGSEAEMCGNGIRCFAKYLYDRGLVKGDEARIETGAGIRIVRITAEGGKARRVRVNMGAPRLERSQIPMQGPPGQALNDELSIDVPGQGPLSFRFTAVSMGNPHCIIYVDDTDRYPVALYGPLIENHRLFPRRTNVEFVQVLSAGEAKMRVWERGSGETLACGTGASATCVAGVLNQKTDRVLLLHLLGGDLELEWAADGNVYLTGPAEQVFEGVAEL; encoded by the coding sequence ATCCCGTTTGTGAAAATGCACGGATGCGGGAACGACTACGTCTACATTGACTGCCGCGAGCGCGAGTTCCCCGACCCGGCGCGCCTCGCTGTGCGCTTGAGCGACCGGCACTTCGGCGTGGGCGGCGACGGCATCATCCTCATCCTCCCGTCGGCCCAGGCCGACTACCGGATGCGGATGTTCAACGCCGACGGCTCCGAGGCCGAGATGTGCGGCAACGGCATCCGCTGCTTCGCCAAATACCTCTATGACCGCGGCCTGGTGAAGGGCGACGAGGCCCGCATCGAGACCGGCGCCGGCATCCGCATCGTGCGCATCACTGCCGAAGGCGGCAAGGCACGGCGCGTGCGGGTGAACATGGGCGCCCCACGCCTCGAGCGGAGCCAGATTCCCATGCAAGGGCCGCCCGGCCAGGCCCTCAACGACGAACTCTCGATCGATGTCCCAGGCCAGGGCCCTCTCTCCTTTCGCTTCACCGCCGTGTCCATGGGCAACCCGCACTGCATCATCTACGTGGATGACACGGACCGCTACCCCGTAGCCCTCTACGGCCCGCTCATCGAGAACCACCGCCTCTTCCCCAGGCGCACGAACGTGGAGTTCGTGCAGGTGCTCTCGGCCGGCGAGGCGAAGATGCGTGTGTGGGAGCGCGGCTCGGGCGAAACCCTCGCCTGCGGCACTGGCGCATCGGCCACGTGTGTGGCCGGCGTGCTCAACCAGAAGACCGACCGTGTCCTGCTCCTCCATCTCCTCGGCGGCGACCTGGAGCTCGAGTGGGCTGCCGATGGCAACGTGTACCTCACCGGCCCCGCCGAGCAGGTCTTCGAGGGCGTGGCCGAGCTCTAG